Within the Candidatus Tanganyikabacteria bacterium genome, the region TGACTTCCGGGATGATAACCCGCACGTCCACCCCCCGCTTCGCGGCCTTGCCCAGTTCGTCGACCAGGGCCTTGTCGCCCCAGTACGGGTAGGCCGCCCAGACCCGCTTCTTCGCGGTGCGGATGGCCGTCAGCAGGACGCGGTGGATCTCGTTGCCGCGGCCCGGCTCGAGCGGGCTGGTAGCGATCGCCGCGGCGGTGACGCGCCCGTAGGCCCTGGCGGCCACCGGCTGCAGCTTGACGGCCGGCCCTCCCGAATGGGTCCAGTCGCGCAGCCACTCCTTGTGAAGCTGGCCGGCGATCTCGCCCTCGACCTTCACCAGCAGGTCGCGCCAGAGCAATTCGTACTCGTGGCCGAGGTTCATGCCGCCGGTGACGGCTTGATCGCCGTCCACCAGGTAGAGCTTGCGGTGGGAGAAGTTGAGAATGCCGCGGGGAAACAGGACCGTCTTGCGGTAGTGCCGGACATCCAGGCCGTGCCGGCGGAGCCAGGGCACCATGTCCTTGTCGCCCTTCTGCTCGGTCTGCCCGTACTCGTCCACCAGGATGCGGACCTCCACGCCCTGCTGCGCCTTGCGGTACACCAGGTCGGCGATGCGCAGACCGGTCTCGTCCATCCGCCAGTTGTAGACCGAGATGAGGATGGAGCGCCTTGCGCCGGCCAGGGTGCGCTCCAGTTCGGGGAAAGCGATCCGGTCGGGCAGGACCGCGAAGCGGTTGTTGGACGTGGGCATGCTGGCCAGGGCCGCCGCCACGGCCGGCTCGAACTGCGCGGGGGGCGCCGCCGGGGCGTCGCCGGCTTGCCCTTGCTCGAAGGCACGGGCCAGCGGCGAGGTGGCGCCGGAAAGCAGCGCGCCCTTCCCGCAGCCGGC harbors:
- a CDS encoding phosphatidylserine/phosphatidylglycerophosphate/cardiolipin synthase family protein, yielding MTLLLAAGLLAGCGKGALLSGATSPLARAFEQGQAGDAPAAPPAQFEPAVAAALASMPTSNNRFAVLPDRIAFPELERTLAGARRSILISVYNWRMDETGLRIADLVYRKAQQGVEVRILVDEYGQTEQKGDKDMVPWLRRHGLDVRHYRKTVLFPRGILNFSHRKLYLVDGDQAVTGGMNLGHEYELLWRDLLVKVEGEIAGQLHKEWLRDWTHSGGPAVKLQPVAARAYGRVTAAAIATSPLEPGRGNEIHRVLLTAIRTAKKRVWAAYPYWGDKALVDELGKAAKRGVDVRVIIPEVTDVPVFKVANRFIVKELLDRGVKVRLFSRGFAHAKYLVADDLLEIGSSNADTSSFENQQELDVITPDPQITEQFVAAGPALDWVANCRDVRPDDLKSTWAQAPTEEVLKLIRRFL